The genome window GCTTTGAGAGGCAGAGGTGTCGTCTTAATGGGTAAGAACACTATGGTCAGAAGAGCCATCAGAGGTATTGTCCAAGAAATGCCAGACTTAGAAAAGTTGGTTCCATTCATCAGAGGTAACGTCGGTTTTATTTTCACCAACTCTTCTTTACAAGAAATCAAGGAAGTTATTATTTCCAACAAGGTTTCTGCTCCAGCCAGAGCCGGTGCTGTTGCTCCAGAAGATATCTGGGTCACTGCCGTTAACACCGGTATGGAACCAGGTAAGACTTCTTTCTTCCAAGCTTTAGGTGTCCCAACCAAGATTGCCAGAGGTACCATTGAAATTGTCTCCGATGTCAAGGTCGTTGAAGCCGGTAACAAGGTCGGTCCTTCCGAAGCTTCCTTATTGAACTTGTTGAACATTTCTCCATTCACCTATGGTTTAACTGTTGTTCAAGTTTACGACAACGGTCAAGTTTTCCCATCTTCCATCTTAGACATCACTGACGATGAATTAGTTTCTCACTTCGTCTCTGCCGTCTCTACCATTGCTTCTGTCTCTTTAGCTATCGGCTACCCAACCTTGCCATCTGTCGGTCACACCTTGATCAACAACTACAAGGACTTATTAGCCGTCGCTATTGCTTCCAAGTACATCTTCCcagaaattgaagaattagcTGACAGAATCGAAAACCCAGACAAGTACGCTTCCGCTGCTCcagctgctgctgctgccgCTGCTTCAGGTTCTTCCGACGCTCCAGCTGCTGATGCCGCTGAAGAAGacgatgaagaagaagacgATGACATGGGTTTCGGTTTATTCGATTAAACAAAGTaacataatatttaaaacttcataatttttatacatataaatactTAACCTTTgattgaaataaattattcacTTCATTAATCTTTTGCTAAGCTTCTGCATATTATTCCCATAGTTAttccattattttttgtaaccattagttattattaatgttttGTGTTGAAAGTTTACCTCACGGTGacatttttgtaattttaagAATTCGGACAgcaatataaaaataaacgTCGCAAAATGGTTTGGGAACAATATAAAACAGAATACTGATATATAAAAGCTAAGGAACCTCACTTTCTGTGTACTACCATCAAATATTGCTCTCTATTTGGTTTAGCTACTATCCAATGGCTATTTTAGAACGCAAGAACAATTTCCAAACCCCACTGACTCTAACAAGTTCAGAATTATATCTCGATTACAATACATTCGAAAATGATAACATCTATAATAACACTGAAAGAAACAGAAGTAGTAAGAAGGCAAGCTCAGTATTGAGTATATCTAATTGTAATTTGAACGAGAAATACGATCAGAATcgtttttataaaaatgtGTTGTTGCCTAAACCGTTTTCCAGCGCCATGTTAGACACAGGAACCGATAGCGTCATCGAATATTCAATAGCATCTACCAAGAATAAGAATATCGATCTTAGTAAATTTGATAGACCGGATTGCGTAACGACTGAGCTCACTATTGACAAAATTATCAACGATACATATGCGTTATTGGAGCGTGAGCAAACGTCAAGTACATATGCTGACATGTTGCTTGTATCATTGATAGCATTTGTTCGAATCAATAAGAATTTAGAATCGATGAAACATGAAAATGTTATGTTTGAAGCACAAGACCTTGATTCCATTTTGAAAATCTTAACAATAATTCCCACGGGACAAAGTTACGACACATTTGATAAGTACGTCTGCcatgttattaaaatcaacCAGAAGCGTCGATTGGGTTTACCGAGCAGCACTGAAGCTGATGATTTGAGTATAGATTCAATTGTGGAACAATTGCAAGGAGAAAGTTATTTGCCTCATATGTTGATCGATTCCATAGACTCGTATAAGAATGAGAAGACTGCGCAAATAAGATATTGTAAagtattgaatattttattttcgaCGATAGGCATTGAGCTGAGTAAAATCTTCTCTACTGtgatgaatattatttttttgcacGGATCTCATGAGACAATGGTGGAATTCGAGTCAATAATGGGTTACCTTGAGATGATATTGAGAGTTTCCATTGAGTCCAACAATTGTGAAATGTTAATCGGCGTGGAAGACACTATTGTTGCCTGGTATAATACCAATGCGAGTATTGAAAACAAACGGAGTTTCAACAATtggataataaaaacattgCAAGAATTAATATCAACTTACAATAGAGACGCCAACGAGAGCATTACAATTGGAAGCATGATATCATCAGTAACAGATGATACtgatttaaaattgaataaatgtGACATAGTACAAGAATTTCTTAATAGTTTACAATTACGTTGTAGTGAGAATGTGACAGCGACGACACAAAAGAATTTCTTTGCCTTGAGTATCTTGGAACCCAATGAAACGTTAGTTACAGTGAGCATGATCACGGAAGAAGAGGATGAAGAAGCGGACGTAGTGGTCCCCATGCGAGTTGATACGACTGTGACGGTGAGTGAGGAGTCGAGTTTCAATCGATGGAGACATTGGGTGCATAACAAGTTGAAGAGTGTATGTTTCCATTGTGGCAGGTGCGAGGAGATTGACAACATCCAACATTTTGTAAATCGAATAACATATGACAATCGTCATTGCATATTCAGTGATTTAAACGTGCCGCAATTAAGCACAATTGAAGAACCAACTGAGATGGAAAGACAGTATAAACAATTGTTGTACGATGAGAACAAAGGATCTCGTAAAAGAGATGtgattaaattattattcaaatgaaGCGCGACTGCCTGCAACGCAGCGTCGTTGAGTCTTCgcaatttcaaaaagaagaagagggAAAAACACATTAACAtaaaaagatgaagaacTTAAACAAGTagtacatatatatacatatatatagacGTGTGTATTGTAATGTATACATGGAATAGGGAACATTGAGCATTGAATGATGTTTTCACAAACGATCCGACGTATTAGTACGAAACCACGTGCAATTGAACTTGCATTCGACAAGATTGCATGCAAGAacaatacaaataaaacacCATTGGTGTTGATCCACGGGCTGTTTGGAAGTAAGACGAGCAACCGCAGCATGGCGCGCTCATTGGACACACTCTTTGGAAACAGTCGTGACATATACCTTATAGATTTACGTAACCATGGCGAGTCTGCGACCGCACGCCCACACGATTATGAGTCGATGAGCCTCGATGTGTTTAAATTCTTACAAGCGCATGCGTTGCATAGGAGTATTCTTGTCGGACATTCAATGGGAGGGAAAGTGGTGATGAACATGATTCTGCAACAACAGATGCAGCGGAAGATGGCATGCGAGATCACTATGGGGGTCTGCATCGAGAATGCACCAGCGGTGACCATGCCGAACAGTAAATTTGTCACTTACATCGACGCATTGCAAAGCGCAATCAGCAGTGGTGGCGGTGGGGAGACGTCACTGCAGACACGTGATTCCGTGCATCGGCACTTGAGCGAGAAGTTACCCGGGGAGCAGGAGAGCATAATCCAGTTTCTGATGACACTATTGCGACGCTTGCGTCGCAATAGCAATAGCAATAGCGATGGCAGCGGCGGCGGCGGCGCCGTATTCGAGAGCAAGGTCCCGTTACAACTGCTGCGAGAAAGCATCGTTGCCGGGGAGGTCAGTGGATTCCCACTAGTGCCGTCCTCCGATACACCGCCATGCGGCACACCCATGTTGTTCATTCGCGGCGAAGCTTCGAACTACCTGTGCGATGAGTACATCGTGAGCATCAGTTCATTTTTTGCTAATTTCGAAGTGCAGACAGTGGCTAACAGTGGCCATTTCGTGAACAGCGAGAGACCGGTCGAATGCGCAAGACTGATCCACGAGTACATTGACAGGCGGGAGGACTAAGGGAGAGCAGAGTGCCGGGACTATGACCACATCGAGCCGACGTCACATGCGGGAGCAGTTTCGCATCGccaccaccaccaccaccCTGTTTTGTGTCCTTTGCGTCCGTTGGTTGGTGTCTCTTCCAGCAAACAAACAGCGGAAAAAGGCAAAAAAGCCTAGACCGCGGGCCGCCCGTCCTTATTGTTGCCAAATATAGAACAGAACGCGCTAACCTGTTCCCAGAGCTTCCTTGCTCGCTCTCGCACGGCACAACGCGTCTTGCAGTTCGCGCCTGTGTTCCAGGCGGCGGGCTCACGAGCAACATTACCCGCCCGGGACGCGCGTTTTGGCTGTCAGATTGGCTTGGCATGTCGTTGGAAATGACTCgctgtttttatttttgcCGTTTTTTAATTAGAACAGCAGATCGGaagatcaaaaaattaaaagcaATCAAATTTTTCTGTTCTATTATGATCCATTAATgattgtatttatatatatacatgtatAAGTGTTTGTAAATGTATCTTCATACCCTCACTCTCTCATCCCCAAAGATAAGCATTGGCCCACGCATAATCGCTAACCATGTCATATAGCGCGAACGTCAACTTCGATCAATATGGCCAACCCATCATGGACCACAGCGGCAATATCGGTCACGTGGACCGTAATTACAACGATATGAATCAGTCATCACAAAATAGTAATGATGATGTCATGCTAAATATGGATCAGGATTCGTTCGACAACTATGCTCCTTCTCACATGAGTTTCAATGACAACAGCAATCacaacaataacaatataaGCAATAACATACACAACAGCAATGTCAATGCTGGCAACCAAGATCATCTAAATATAAACGCTTTCAATGAGTATGGGAAATCGGATGACCAAGGGCCTTTCCAAAATGATAGTAGCAACAATATGGGGAGCCAATATCAAAACCAAAGCCAATACGATGAGTACGATCCGTACCCCGCCTACAATCTGGACCGTAAAAGACCAATAACGATGGAGAAAATCGAAGATATTTTCATAGATTTGACTAATAAAATGGGGTTTCAAAGGGACTCCATGAGGAACATGTTTGACCATCTGATGACTATGCTGGATTCAAGGTCTTCAAGAATGTCCAGTGAAAAAGCGTTGATCTCTTTACATGCAGATTATATCGGTGGTGATTCgtcaaattataaaaaatggtATTTTACCTCACAGTTGGATTTAGACGACGAAGTCGGTTTTAGAAATCTGAAAACTAATAAgacaaaaaagaaattcaaCAAGAACAACAAAAGCTTGTTAAATGACGATGGAAACAACcataatttatcaatcgAGGAGATGGAATCAattataaatcaattgaaaagtGACAATTCACTAGAGGCATCGGATTTTAGATGgaaatataaaatgatgaaattatcGCCATACGAGATGGTAAGTCAATTGGCTTTGTACTTATTATGTTGGGGTGAAGCAAATCAAGTAAGATTCACTCCTGAATGTTTATGTTTTATCTTTAAGTGTGCATTGGATTTCACAGGTTCGACgatatatcaaaatatgtCCCCACAACAATATCCAATGGAAGGTGACTATTTAAATAGAATTATTACTCCATTATATCAGTTCTTAAGAGATCAAGTTTATGAAATATTAGAAGGTCGTTACGTGAAGAGAGAAAGAGATCATAACCAAGTCATTGGTTATGATGATGtaaatcaattgttttGGTATCCTGAAggtattaaaaaaattaaattaaatactGCAAATGAAACTTATTTAATCGATTTACCAATAGAAGAAAGATATATCCATCTAGGTAATATCAATTGGAATGACGTTTTCTTTAAGACTTATAAAGAAACAAGAACTTGGTTACATATGGTGACTAACTTTAACAGAATTTGGATTATGCATGCTTCTTTATATTGGATGTATACCGCTTACAATGCCCCTGCATTGTATACACATAACTATCAACAATTAGTAGATAATCAGCCATTAGCAGCCTATAGATGGGCTTCGGCCGCATTGGCAGGTACTTTGGCTTCATTGATTCAAATCGCTGCAACTTTATGCGAATGGTTATTTGTTCCAAGAAATTGGGCGGGTGCACAAAGGCTATCAAGAAGATTTGTCTTCTTATGTATTGTATTAGGTATAAATCTAGCACCGGTGGCATGGATGTTTGCTTATACTGACGATACTGtatattcaaatgatgCAAGAATTGTATCAATTGTAATGTTTTTCGTGGCTGTCGTAACGGTggttttcttttcaattagACCATTAGGTGCGTTGTTTACTTCATATTTGAACAAAAGCTCAAGGGTTTATGTTTCTTCTCAAACTTTCACAGCAAACTTTGCTCCACTTTATGCTTGGGACCAAGTTTTATCATATATCATTTGGATTGTGGTTTTTGGTGCTAAGTTCGCAGAATCTTATTTCTTCCTAACATTATCATTAAGAGATCCAATTAGAATTTTGAGTACATTGACCGTAAGATGTGCTGGTGAAAAATGGTGGGGGAATGCTTTGTGTA of Tetrapisispora phaffii CBS 4417 chromosome 6, complete genome contains these proteins:
- the TPHA0F01010 gene encoding uncharacterized protein (similar to Saccharomyces cerevisiae SPO77 (YLR341W); ancestral locus Anc_4.171) — its product is MAILERKNNFQTPLTLTSSELYLDYNTFENDNIYNNTERNRSSKKASSVLSISNCNLNEKYDQNRFYKNVLLPKPFSSAMLDTGTDSVIEYSIASTKNKNIDLSKFDRPDCVTTELTIDKIINDTYALLEREQTSSTYADMLLVSLIAFVRINKNLESMKHENVMFEAQDLDSILKILTIIPTGQSYDTFDKYVCHVIKINQKRRLGLPSSTEADDLSIDSIVEQLQGESYLPHMLIDSIDSYKNEKTAQIRYCKVLNILFSTIGIELSKIFSTVMNIIFLHGSHETMVEFESIMGYLEMILRVSIESNNCEMLIGVEDTIVAWYNTNASIENKRSFNNWIIKTLQELISTYNRDANESITIGSMISSVTDDTDLKLNKCDIVQEFLNSLQLRCSENVTATTQKNFFALSILEPNETLVTVSMITEEEDEEADVVVPMRVDTTVTVSEESSFNRWRHWVHNKLKSVCFHCGRCEEIDNIQHFVNRITYDNRHCIFSDLNVPQLSTIEEPTEMERQYKQLLYDENKGSRKRDVIKLLFK
- the RPP0 gene encoding 60S ribosomal protein uL10 (similar to Saccharomyces cerevisiae RPP0 (YLR340W); ancestral locus Anc_4.170); this translates as MGGIREKKVEYFAKLREYFEEYKSLFVVGVDNVSSQQMHQVRKALRGRGVVLMGKNTMVRRAIRGIVQEMPDLEKLVPFIRGNVGFIFTNSSLQEIKEVIISNKVSAPARAGAVAPEDIWVTAVNTGMEPGKTSFFQALGVPTKIARGTIEIVSDVKVVEAGNKVGPSEASLLNLLNISPFTYGLTVVQVYDNGQVFPSSILDITDDELVSHFVSAVSTIASVSLAIGYPTLPSVGHTLINNYKDLLAVAIASKYIFPEIEELADRIENPDKYASAAPAAAAAAASGSSDAPAADAAEEDDEEEDDDMGFGLFD
- the IMO32 gene encoding Imo32p (similar to Saccharomyces cerevisiae YGR031W; ancestral locus Anc_4.172) codes for the protein MMFSQTIRRISTKPRAIELAFDKIACKNNTNKTPLVLIHGLFGSKTSNRSMARSLDTLFGNSRDIYLIDLRNHGESATARPHDYESMSLDVFKFLQAHALHRSILVGHSMGGKVVMNMILQQQMQRKMACEITMGVCIENAPAVTMPNSKFVTYIDALQSAISSGGGGETSLQTRDSVHRHLSEKLPGEQESIIQFLMTLLRRLRRNSNSNSDGSGGGGAVFESKVPLQLLRESIVAGEVSGFPLVPSSDTPPCGTPMLFIRGEASNYLCDEYIVSISSFFANFEVQTVANSGHFVNSERPVECARLIHEYIDRRED